CATTGACCGTGTTGCAGCGGGTTTGCGTGGTGGTGTAGGTGTCGCGATTCTGCATACCTTCCTGCACCTTGTTACCGGCATAACCGCCACCGACCGCGCCGGCGACCGTGGCAATCTTCTTGCCGGTGCCGCCGCCAACCTGATTACCCAACAAGCCACCGGCTACCGCGCCGATTGCAGTGCCAAGAATCTGATGCTGATCCTTGACCGGCGCCTGACGGGTCACCGCTACATCCTTGCACACTTCACGTGGAGTCTTGATCTGTGTCTTGACCGGCTCAACGGCTAATACTTGCGCATACTCAGGGCCGCTTTTAACCAGGCTGTAGGTGGCAACAGCACCCCCGGCTGTAACACCGACAGCACCCAATACCGCACCAACCAGCAACGACTTGTTCACATGAACCTCCTGACCATCACATGCGGGACGCGCCCGCGCTTCTCCCAGCCTTGGAGCATAAAAAAAGGCGCGAGTTCAACTCGCGCCTTTTCTGGGCTGACAGCCGGGAAATCGCTGGCCGTTACGGACGGTCGTCGATTTCCTTCTCGGTGTTGGCCGGAGGAATCAGATCCTCGGTGGTCA
This window of the Pseudomonas fluorescens genome carries:
- a CDS encoding glycine zipper 2TM domain-containing protein; this translates as MNKSLLVGAVLGAVGVTAGGAVATYSLVKSGPEYAQVLAVEPVKTQIKTPREVCKDVAVTRQAPVKDQHQILGTAIGAVAGGLLGNQVGGGTGKKIATVAGAVGGGYAGNKVQEGMQNRDTYTTTQTRCNTVNDISDKVVGYDVRYSLDGKEGKVRMDRDPGNQIPVDKEGKLILSQNEPGQ